The following coding sequences lie in one Sedimentibacter sp. MB35-C1 genomic window:
- a CDS encoding CPC_1213 family protein: MTDNKMKSTRNNKKHDGKFRSKHITHNPQAESARAVFGLKDDNYQDRVDHQNER; encoded by the coding sequence ATGACAGACAACAAAATGAAAAGCACAAGAAATAACAAAAAGCATGATGGTAAATTCCGCTCTAAGCATATTACGCATAATCCTCAAGCGGAAAGTGCCAGAGCAGTATTTGGATTAAAAGATGATAATTATCAGGATAGAGTTGATCATCAAAATGAAAGGTAG
- a CDS encoding XdhC/CoxI family protein, whose product MEFYKILQDLDSSKDNVVFTYLTGKNKGAKLILSDGEKIYSESNDSVDWKKAAESMPVNKKSQTVLVDGEKIYIEFLRKSYSAVVCGAGHVSIAIIKMCNLMDLPVTVIDDRMIFTNNAKAAGADNVMYEPFEDALDKIEGDSGTFFIIVTRGHRYDQMCLEKIINKENAYIGMIGSRLRVGKVLDYLEEKGVPREKLDMVHTPIGLKIGAETPAEIAVSIMAEIIEIKNKKSGMSSFDKELVDAISGEKLKNIPKAVVTIVSRKGSSPRDVGTKMIVCKDGTMIGTIGGGCVEAELRQKAFNALDAQRCELVKVDMTGQEAEDDGMVCGGIIEVFIDPIM is encoded by the coding sequence ATGGAATTTTATAAAATTTTACAGGATCTTGACAGCAGCAAGGACAACGTGGTTTTTACATATTTGACAGGCAAAAATAAGGGAGCAAAGCTGATTTTATCAGATGGTGAAAAAATATATTCTGAATCAAATGATAGCGTAGATTGGAAAAAAGCGGCTGAGTCCATGCCTGTAAATAAAAAAAGTCAGACTGTTTTAGTGGATGGTGAAAAAATATACATTGAATTTTTAAGAAAGAGCTACAGTGCAGTAGTGTGTGGGGCTGGTCATGTTTCAATTGCGATAATTAAAATGTGCAATCTCATGGATTTACCAGTTACAGTAATTGATGACAGAATGATTTTTACAAACAATGCAAAGGCGGCTGGAGCTGACAATGTTATGTATGAGCCATTTGAGGATGCATTGGACAAGATTGAAGGTGACAGCGGAACGTTTTTCATAATCGTTACCAGAGGACACAGATATGATCAAATGTGTCTGGAAAAAATTATTAACAAAGAAAACGCATATATAGGAATGATTGGCAGCAGACTTCGCGTAGGCAAGGTGCTTGATTATTTGGAAGAAAAAGGAGTTCCCAGAGAAAAGCTTGACATGGTTCATACTCCTATTGGATTGAAAATAGGTGCAGAAACACCTGCTGAGATTGCTGTTTCTATAATGGCTGAGATAATAGAAATAAAAAATAAGAAGTCAGGAATGAGCTCATTTGATAAAGAGCTGGTAGATGCAATATCCGGTGAAAAGTTAAAAAACATCCCAAAAGCCGTAGTAACAATTGTTTCAAGAAAGGGTTCTTCGCCGAGAGACGTAGGGACTAAAATGATTGTGTGCAAGGACGGCACAATGATCGGTACTATCGGAGGAGGCTGCGTTGAGGCTGAGCTAAGACAAAAGGCGTTTAACGCTCTAGACGCTCAAAGATGCGAGTTGGTCAAGGTGGATATGACAGGTCAGGAAGCCGAGGATGACGGAATGGTCTGCGGTGGCATAATCGAGGTGTTTATAGACCCTATTATGTAA